The following coding sequences are from one Sulfitobacter sp. HNIBRBA3233 window:
- a CDS encoding alpha/beta fold hydrolase → MADTIDTPQGRRLAYHRTEGQGPCVVFLGGLKSDMEGTKAVHLEAWARATGRAFLRFDYSGHGESSGRFEDGCIGDWHEDTLAAIDSLTDGQIVPVGSSMGGWQALLLARARPERIAGMVTIAAAPDFTENGWWAGFDADQRARLEREGRVELPSDYMEPYIVTKRMIEDGRERLVLRAPLELPFPVRCLQGTADTAVSVDVATALLAHAQSPDMQLLLVKDADHRFSDGPCLSLIERAVEEVLDA, encoded by the coding sequence ATGGCCGATACGATTGACACGCCACAGGGTCGCAGGCTGGCCTATCACCGGACCGAGGGGCAGGGGCCCTGCGTGGTCTTTCTGGGCGGGCTGAAATCCGACATGGAAGGCACCAAGGCCGTGCATCTCGAGGCATGGGCCCGCGCGACGGGGCGGGCCTTTTTGCGGTTCGACTATTCGGGCCACGGCGAATCGTCGGGGCGGTTCGAAGATGGCTGTATCGGCGACTGGCACGAGGACACGCTGGCGGCCATCGACAGCCTGACCGACGGGCAGATCGTGCCGGTGGGATCCTCCATGGGCGGCTGGCAGGCGCTGCTTCTGGCGCGCGCGCGCCCCGAGCGGATCGCGGGCATGGTCACCATCGCAGCTGCCCCCGATTTTACCGAAAACGGGTGGTGGGCAGGCTTTGACGCGGACCAACGCGCGCGGCTGGAAAGGGAAGGCCGGGTCGAGCTGCCCTCGGACTATATGGAGCCCTACATCGTGACCAAGCGGATGATCGAGGACGGGCGCGAGCGGCTGGTGCTGCGCGCGCCGCTGGAGTTGCCGTTTCCGGTGCGCTGCCTGCAAGGCACGGCCGACACCGCCGTCAGCGTCGATGTGGCGACCGCGCTGCTGGCTCACGCACAGAGCCCCGACATGCAGCTGCTTCTGGTCAAGGACGCGGACCACCGGTTTTCGGATGGCCCCTGTCTGTCGCTGATCGAGCGGGCGGTCGAAGAGGTTCTGGACGCGTGA
- a CDS encoding alpha/beta hydrolase, with product MSRARRWPVRIILALVLLAGGLWAFGPYEPADLRTDFDDSVLDGGVSAYLSWREARVPDITPGVEKRVVWADGPETATEWAVVYLHGFSASSEEIRPVPDRVAEALGANLIYTRLRGHGRGGDAMAEGSVAAWMDDTAEALAIARHISNRTLVISTSTGGTLAAAAALDGALAEDVAGIVMVSPNFAINNPLAPLLTWPAARYWLPALAGDRRNFEPLNEAQAQYWTTEYPAAAVFPLAALVRAVRRLDLSRTDVPVLFVFSDADRVVDARATRAVMDDWGGAVARWTPQLTDADDPSRHVIAGNIVSPGQTAATVTRILDWAGGL from the coding sequence GTGAGCCGTGCGCGCAGATGGCCGGTGCGGATCATCCTCGCGCTGGTGCTGCTCGCAGGGGGGCTCTGGGCGTTTGGCCCCTACGAGCCTGCAGACCTGCGCACCGATTTCGACGACAGCGTGCTGGACGGCGGCGTGTCCGCCTACCTCAGCTGGCGCGAGGCGCGGGTGCCGGATATCACGCCGGGCGTCGAAAAGCGGGTGGTCTGGGCCGACGGGCCCGAAACGGCGACCGAATGGGCGGTGGTCTACCTGCACGGCTTTTCGGCCAGCTCCGAAGAAATCCGCCCTGTCCCCGACCGCGTGGCCGAGGCGCTGGGCGCGAACCTGATCTATACGCGCCTGCGCGGCCACGGGCGCGGCGGCGATGCCATGGCCGAGGGCAGCGTTGCGGCGTGGATGGACGACACCGCCGAAGCGCTGGCCATCGCGCGCCATATCTCGAACCGCACGCTGGTGATCTCGACCTCGACGGGCGGCACGCTGGCGGCGGCTGCGGCGCTTGACGGGGCGCTGGCGGAGGACGTGGCGGGCATCGTGATGGTGTCGCCCAATTTCGCGATCAACAACCCGCTGGCCCCGCTGCTGACCTGGCCCGCGGCGCGGTACTGGTTGCCCGCGCTTGCCGGAGACCGGCGCAACTTCGAGCCGCTGAACGAGGCGCAGGCGCAGTACTGGACCACCGAATACCCCGCCGCTGCGGTATTTCCGTTGGCCGCGCTGGTCCGCGCGGTGCGCCGGCTGGACCTGTCGCGCACGGATGTGCCGGTACTGTTCGTCTTTTCGGACGCGGACCGCGTGGTGGATGCGCGCGCCACGCGGGCGGTCATGGATGACTGGGGCGGCGCGGTGGCGCGCTGGACGCCGCAGTTGACCGATGCGGACGATCCGTCGCGCCATGTGATCGCGGGCAACATCGTCTCGCCCGGGCAGACGGCGGCAACGGTGACCCGCATTCTGGACTGGGCGGGGGGCCTCTGA
- a CDS encoding alpha/beta fold hydrolase — protein MREALVMLPGMMCDARLFGPQIAELSADTAVMVAPVTQGERIEEIASSLLDVLPKRFALAGLSLGGIVAMEILRRAPDRVSRIALINTGPLPETPAIAADREPRIVRARAGRMDEVMQAEFPAQSLAPGPYRGEVQELMMDMGRTLGAEVFIRQSRAMQRRKDQQATLRKCKVPALVLCGAYDTIYPVKRHEFMAELIPYARLEVLQGSGHLPTLEQPGEVTDALRAWMRQPMMLQQV, from the coding sequence ATGCGCGAGGCGTTGGTTATGCTTCCGGGAATGATGTGCGACGCGCGCCTCTTTGGTCCGCAGATCGCCGAGTTGTCGGCGGATACTGCCGTGATGGTCGCCCCCGTGACGCAGGGCGAGCGGATCGAGGAGATCGCCTCGTCGCTTCTGGACGTGCTGCCGAAGCGGTTTGCGCTGGCCGGTCTGTCGCTGGGCGGGATCGTCGCGATGGAGATCCTGCGCCGCGCGCCCGACCGCGTCAGCCGCATCGCGCTGATCAACACCGGACCGCTGCCCGAGACACCGGCCATTGCCGCCGACCGCGAACCGCGGATCGTCCGGGCGCGGGCGGGGCGGATGGACGAGGTGATGCAGGCGGAGTTTCCCGCGCAGTCGCTGGCCCCCGGTCCTTACCGGGGCGAGGTGCAGGAGCTGATGATGGACATGGGCCGGACGCTGGGCGCAGAGGTTTTCATCCGCCAGTCGCGCGCCATGCAACGCCGCAAGGACCAGCAGGCGACCCTGCGCAAATGCAAGGTGCCCGCATTGGTGCTATGCGGTGCCTATGACACGATCTATCCGGTAAAGCGGCACGAGTTCATGGCCGAACTGATCCCCTACGCGCGGCTGGAGGTTCTGCAGGGCTCGGGCCATTTGCCGACGCTCGAGCAGCCCGGCGAGGTGACCGATGCGCTGCGCGCGTGGATGCGCCAGCCGATGATGCTGCAACAGGTCTGA
- a CDS encoding DUF6151 family protein, with amino-acid sequence MADVPFSCACGEIRGTLHGATPRSGNHVRCYCRYCQSAVLYTTGTDPGDAGVELYQTTPDKLSFLQGQDKLRAFSFNPTSLLRWRASCCGVQMFTMLPTPRFPLVGVMTNILENTDAIGPVAMEAFTRLPDGRSQHSSRLRLYGGTSWRALKALASGRWKQTPFFDVKTGKPVSDVYVPTYKEREALPL; translated from the coding sequence GTGGCGGACGTCCCTTTCTCCTGCGCCTGCGGAGAGATCAGGGGCACGCTGCACGGTGCGACGCCGCGCTCGGGCAACCATGTGCGGTGCTACTGCCGCTACTGCCAGTCTGCCGTCCTTTATACCACTGGAACCGATCCCGGCGATGCCGGGGTCGAGCTCTACCAGACCACACCGGACAAGCTCAGCTTCCTTCAGGGCCAGGACAAGCTGCGGGCCTTCTCGTTCAATCCGACATCGCTGTTGCGCTGGCGCGCATCGTGTTGCGGCGTGCAGATGTTCACCATGCTGCCGACACCAAGGTTTCCGCTCGTCGGCGTGATGACGAACATTCTGGAAAATACCGATGCGATCGGCCCCGTCGCGATGGAGGCCTTTACCCGTTTGCCCGACGGGCGCTCGCAGCACTCCTCGCGCCTGCGCCTCTACGGCGGCACATCCTGGCGCGCGCTCAAAGCGCTTGCATCAGGGCGCTGGAAACAAACGCCTTTCTTCGACGTCAAGACCGGCAAGCCCGTCTCGGACGTCTATGTCCCGACCTACAAAGAACGCGAAGCGCTGCCGCTCTGA
- the phaZ gene encoding polyhydroxyalkanoate depolymerase, producing the protein MRYMASYDMMETVRNTNQWLGASALAMASYPAFSMFPNPALQWMGAWGEVTERTFSRMVVKPAWNIPALPGKDGLDHTVVEEVELAGPFGDLLHFTVQGRETPKRKVLLVAPMSGHYATLLRSTVISLLPDCDLYITDWHNARDIPVSAGKFDVEDYTLYLVDYMRHLGPNTHVIAVCQPAPLALAATAYLAEEDPEAQPSSLTLIGGPIDPNAAATEVTDFGHRVTMGQLERMMIQRVGFKYNGVGRKVYPGLLQLSSFISMNIDTHRDAFMGQIQRVMSGEAHEHDKHNKFYDEYLAVMDMPAEFYLTTVDRIFKKAEIAANEFVVAGKKVDIGKITTVAVKTVEGTKDDITAPGQCIAALDLCTGLPDSKKASHVEEGAGHYGIFAGKSWRNNIRPLVLDFIDDNESATPPGYRQKKPANKNTAA; encoded by the coding sequence ATGCGTTACATGGCATCCTACGATATGATGGAAACGGTCCGAAACACTAATCAGTGGCTCGGCGCTTCCGCGCTCGCCATGGCATCCTACCCTGCTTTTTCCATGTTTCCAAACCCCGCGCTTCAGTGGATGGGCGCTTGGGGCGAAGTAACCGAACGCACGTTCAGCCGGATGGTGGTCAAGCCCGCGTGGAACATCCCCGCCCTGCCGGGCAAGGACGGTCTGGATCACACGGTCGTTGAAGAAGTCGAACTTGCCGGTCCCTTCGGCGACCTGCTCCATTTCACCGTGCAGGGCCGCGAGACGCCCAAGCGCAAGGTGCTGCTGGTGGCGCCCATGTCGGGCCACTACGCGACGCTTCTGCGCTCGACCGTCATCAGCCTCTTGCCCGATTGCGATCTCTATATCACCGACTGGCACAATGCGCGCGACATCCCCGTCAGCGCGGGTAAATTCGACGTCGAGGATTATACCCTCTACCTCGTCGACTACATGCGCCATCTGGGGCCGAACACCCATGTGATCGCCGTTTGCCAGCCCGCACCGCTGGCGCTGGCCGCTACCGCATACCTGGCCGAGGAAGACCCCGAAGCGCAGCCAAGTTCGCTGACCCTGATCGGCGGGCCGATCGACCCGAACGCCGCCGCGACCGAAGTGACCGATTTTGGCCACCGCGTCACCATGGGCCAGCTTGAGCGGATGATGATCCAGCGTGTCGGCTTCAAATACAACGGCGTCGGCCGCAAGGTCTATCCGGGCCTGCTGCAGCTGTCCTCGTTCATCTCGATGAACATCGACACCCACCGGGACGCGTTCATGGGCCAGATCCAGCGCGTGATGTCCGGCGAGGCGCACGAGCACGACAAGCACAACAAGTTCTACGACGAATACCTCGCCGTGATGGACATGCCCGCCGAATTCTACCTCACCACCGTGGACCGGATTTTCAAGAAGGCGGAAATCGCCGCCAACGAATTCGTCGTCGCGGGCAAGAAGGTCGATATCGGCAAGATCACCACAGTCGCCGTCAAGACGGTCGAGGGCACCAAGGACGACATCACCGCCCCCGGCCAGTGCATCGCGGCACTGGATCTGTGCACCGGCCTGCCCGACAGCAAGAAGGCGAGCCACGTCGAGGAAGGCGCCGGACATTACGGCATCTTCGCCGGCAAGAGCTGGCGCAACAATATCCGGCCTCTGGTGCTCGATTTCATCGACGACAACGAAAGCGCCACACCTCCCGGCTATCGCCAGAAAAAGCCGGCGAACAAAAACACGGCGGCCTGA
- a CDS encoding PHA/PHB synthase family protein translates to MTTETTSSDQPSAESMAKLTQNLQKVDELRERLTKVLTNRTTHQPTLDAPGHELFTRAAQAYMHEAVQNPAKLIEHQLEYWTKSVTHFVEAQQALARGPLAAPEDRTPTDRRFSNPMWEQHPYFNFVKQQYLINAEALHQAVEDVEDMEPREKQRLKYFSRQIIDMMSPTNFLPTNPDALQRAIETDGESLVKGLENLIRDLEANDGEMVVRLADEDAFELGGNIATTPGKVVFRNRMLELIQYSPTTEEVHKTPLLIFPPWINKFYILDLKEQNSLVKWITDQGYTLFMVSWVNPDSTYRDVGMGDYVEDGYLAAIREVKEITGEKQINAVGYCIAGTTLAMTLSLLKKRGDKSVKSATFFTALTDFSDQGEFQPFLTDDFIDGIEAETKDKGILPSVIMARTFSFLRSNDLVYGPAVKSYMLGETPPAFDLLYWNGDGSNLPAKMAMEYLRGLCQGNKLADGGYDILDHHATLDDVDIPLCAIACETDHIAPWKDSYRGIQQMGSKDKTFIMTESGHIAGIVNPPSKGKYGHYTNDDLDLDHEAWLKDAEFTKGSWWPRWETWLKKRSGKMVPARTPGDDGREILCDSPGTYVSVKARG, encoded by the coding sequence ATGACAACTGAAACCACGTCGAGCGATCAACCATCCGCAGAGTCCATGGCGAAATTGACGCAGAATTTGCAGAAGGTGGATGAGCTGCGTGAACGGTTGACCAAGGTGCTGACCAACCGCACGACGCACCAGCCGACACTGGACGCGCCGGGGCATGAATTGTTCACCCGCGCGGCGCAGGCCTACATGCACGAGGCCGTGCAGAACCCGGCCAAGTTGATCGAACATCAGTTGGAATACTGGACGAAATCCGTCACCCACTTTGTCGAGGCGCAGCAAGCGCTTGCGCGCGGCCCGCTGGCCGCCCCCGAGGACCGGACGCCGACGGACCGGCGGTTTTCCAACCCGATGTGGGAACAGCACCCCTATTTCAACTTTGTAAAACAGCAGTATCTGATCAACGCCGAGGCGCTGCATCAGGCGGTCGAGGACGTCGAGGATATGGAGCCGCGCGAGAAGCAGCGGCTCAAGTACTTCTCGCGCCAGATCATCGACATGATGAGCCCGACAAATTTCCTGCCCACCAACCCCGACGCCTTGCAGCGGGCGATCGAGACGGACGGCGAAAGCCTTGTGAAGGGGCTGGAGAACCTGATTCGAGATCTCGAAGCCAACGACGGCGAGATGGTCGTGCGGCTGGCCGACGAGGACGCCTTCGAGCTCGGGGGCAATATCGCCACCACACCCGGAAAGGTTGTGTTCCGCAACCGGATGCTGGAGCTGATCCAGTACAGCCCGACCACCGAAGAGGTGCACAAGACGCCGCTGCTGATCTTCCCGCCGTGGATCAACAAGTTCTACATTCTCGACCTGAAGGAGCAGAACTCGCTGGTGAAATGGATCACCGATCAGGGCTACACCCTGTTCATGGTGTCCTGGGTCAATCCCGACAGCACCTACCGCGACGTGGGCATGGGCGACTATGTCGAGGACGGGTATCTGGCCGCGATCCGCGAGGTCAAGGAAATCACCGGGGAGAAACAGATCAACGCGGTCGGTTACTGCATTGCGGGCACCACGCTGGCGATGACCCTGTCCTTGCTGAAAAAGCGCGGCGACAAGTCGGTCAAATCGGCGACCTTCTTTACCGCGCTGACCGATTTTTCGGATCAGGGCGAATTCCAGCCCTTCCTGACCGATGATTTCATCGACGGGATCGAGGCGGAGACGAAGGACAAGGGGATCTTGCCCTCGGTCATCATGGCGCGCACCTTCTCGTTCCTGCGCTCGAACGATCTGGTCTACGGGCCGGCGGTGAAATCCTACATGCTGGGCGAAACGCCGCCCGCGTTCGATCTGCTTTACTGGAACGGTGACGGATCGAACCTGCCGGCGAAGATGGCGATGGAGTACCTGCGCGGCCTGTGTCAGGGCAACAAGCTGGCCGATGGCGGTTACGACATTCTCGACCACCACGCGACGCTGGACGATGTCGACATCCCGCTCTGTGCCATCGCCTGCGAGACCGACCATATCGCGCCGTGGAAGGACAGCTATCGCGGCATCCAGCAGATGGGCAGCAAGGACAAGACCTTCATCATGACCGAATCCGGCCATATCGCGGGCATCGTGAACCCGCCCAGCAAGGGCAAATATGGCCATTACACCAACGACGATCTGGACCTCGACCATGAGGCATGGCTTAAAGACGCCGAATTCACCAAGGGATCGTGGTGGCCGCGCTGGGAAACATGGCTGAAGAAGCGGTCGGGCAAGATGGTTCCCGCCCGGACCCCCGGCGATGACGGTCGCGAAATCCTGTGCGATTCACCGGGAACCTACGTGTCGGTGAAGGCAAGGGGCTGA
- a CDS encoding phasin family protein: protein MATNTPDITAMMKDMMGAFPVDTSAMQASFKTTATLNEKLSGVALNAVEKSTEISSTWTKDTVAKLQEMSKAKAEPADYAKAMTDFATAYSESAAEHMAQFAEVAKKVQTDTIELMMAAGKDMTDEATAAMSKAGEDVKAATKKAAAK from the coding sequence ATGGCTACCAACACACCAGATATCACCGCGATGATGAAAGACATGATGGGTGCATTCCCAGTCGACACATCCGCGATGCAGGCGTCGTTCAAGACAACCGCGACCCTGAACGAGAAACTGTCCGGCGTTGCACTGAACGCAGTCGAGAAATCCACCGAGATCTCCTCGACATGGACAAAAGACACTGTCGCGAAGCTGCAGGAAATGTCGAAAGCCAAAGCCGAGCCAGCAGATTACGCCAAGGCGATGACCGATTTCGCAACCGCCTATAGCGAATCCGCAGCCGAGCACATGGCCCAGTTCGCCGAAGTCGCGAAGAAGGTCCAGACCGACACCATCGAACTGATGATGGCAGCGGGCAAGGACATGACCGACGAAGCGACCGCCGCCATGAGCAAAGCGGGCGAAGACGTCAAAGCCGCCACCAAGAAAGCGGCTGCGAAGTAA
- the phaR gene encoding polyhydroxyalkanoate synthesis repressor PhaR: MAETGKPLLIKRYASRRLYNTETSDYVTLEDIAGFIRDGREVKIVDLKSGDDLTRQYLLQIIAEHESRGESVLPVDVLNDLVRSYMTGGVSVVPEFLQQSFAMLRDGQVKMVENMNSMNPLAKMPGFDAMQAQQRAFMDAMTGKWAAGAAAGKRSAAASSDPEPEADSGEDLDAIKKQLAELQDKLSKLK; encoded by the coding sequence TTGGCTGAAACAGGCAAACCTCTGCTCATCAAACGGTATGCGAGCCGCAGGCTTTATAACACCGAGACCAGCGATTACGTGACGCTGGAGGATATCGCGGGTTTCATCCGCGATGGCCGCGAGGTGAAGATCGTCGATCTGAAATCAGGCGACGACCTGACGCGTCAGTATCTGCTTCAGATCATTGCCGAACACGAAAGCCGTGGCGAAAGCGTGCTGCCGGTCGATGTGCTGAACGATCTGGTGCGCAGCTACATGACCGGAGGCGTCAGCGTTGTGCCCGAGTTCCTGCAACAAAGCTTTGCGATGCTGCGCGACGGACAGGTGAAAATGGTCGAGAACATGAACTCGATGAACCCGCTGGCCAAGATGCCGGGGTTCGACGCGATGCAGGCGCAGCAACGGGCGTTCATGGACGCGATGACCGGCAAATGGGCCGCCGGTGCTGCCGCGGGCAAGCGCAGCGCCGCCGCGTCCTCAGATCCCGAACCGGAGGCCGACAGCGGCGAGGATCTGGATGCCATCAAGAAACAGCTCGCCGAACTTCAGGACAAGCTGTCGAAGCTGAAGTAA
- a CDS encoding DegT/DnrJ/EryC1/StrS family aminotransferase has translation MTMPDMHAAEPLPDSLRDEVERLLATGDLFRYTADEGAPVSLLEQEFAAMMGSAYALAVSSCSAALFLSLKALDLPDGAPVLIPGFTFAAVPSAVVHAGCQPVLCEVGANYRIDLEDFEAKLGSVRAVIISHMRGHTSDMDRIMELCDAAAVPVIEDAAHSLGTTWHGRKIGTLGRIGCFSFQSYKMVNAGEGGILITDDADLVARAIIMSGAYEHNWKKHPVLHDAFARHQNKLPLYNLRLGNLSAALVRAQLPELPRRVRDGLRNHDLVAGIISASPQIDVPSPLPPEVRAPDSIQFNLVGLSDADVDAFVAQSAQRGIKVQVFGQSADNARAFWNWQFIEDLPDLPQTRRMLTRACDVRLPVHLTPEDCTRVADAILSAMEATQRAAA, from the coding sequence ATGACCATGCCGGACATGCACGCCGCCGAACCGCTTCCCGACAGCCTGCGCGACGAGGTCGAGCGCCTTCTCGCCACCGGGGACCTGTTTCGCTACACCGCTGACGAAGGTGCACCCGTTTCGCTGCTCGAGCAGGAATTCGCGGCGATGATGGGAAGCGCCTATGCGCTGGCCGTGTCGTCATGTTCCGCCGCGCTTTTCCTGTCGCTGAAGGCGCTGGATCTGCCCGACGGCGCACCCGTGCTGATCCCCGGTTTCACCTTTGCCGCCGTCCCCTCGGCGGTCGTCCATGCGGGCTGTCAGCCGGTGCTGTGCGAAGTCGGCGCGAACTACCGGATCGACCTTGAGGATTTCGAGGCCAAGCTCGGCTCGGTCCGCGCGGTGATCATCAGCCACATGCGCGGCCATACCTCCGATATGGACCGGATCATGGAGCTTTGCGATGCGGCGGCTGTGCCGGTGATCGAGGACGCGGCGCACAGCCTCGGGACCACATGGCACGGGCGCAAGATCGGCACGCTGGGCCGCATCGGCTGCTTTTCCTTCCAGAGCTACAAGATGGTCAATGCCGGCGAAGGGGGGATCCTGATCACCGACGACGCCGATCTGGTGGCCCGCGCGATCATCATGTCGGGCGCGTATGAGCATAACTGGAAAAAACACCCCGTCCTGCACGACGCTTTCGCGCGCCATCAGAACAAGCTGCCGCTCTATAACCTGCGGCTCGGCAACCTGTCTGCGGCGCTGGTGCGCGCGCAGTTGCCCGAGCTGCCCCGCCGCGTGCGCGACGGGCTGCGCAACCACGATCTGGTCGCGGGGATCATTAGCGCTTCACCGCAGATCGACGTGCCCTCCCCCCTGCCGCCGGAAGTGCGCGCGCCGGATTCCATCCAGTTCAATCTGGTGGGTCTGTCGGACGCCGATGTGGACGCCTTCGTGGCGCAGTCCGCACAGCGCGGCATCAAGGTGCAGGTATTCGGCCAGAGCGCGGATAACGCGCGGGCATTCTGGAACTGGCAATTCATCGAAGACCTGCCGGATCTGCCGCAGACCCGCCGGATGCTGACACGCGCCTGCGACGTGCGCCTGCCGGTGCACCTGACCCCCGAGGACTGCACCCGCGTCGCGGACGCGATCCTGTCCGCGATGGAGGCGACGCAACGCGCCGCCGCCTGA
- a CDS encoding NAD(P)/FAD-dependent oxidoreductase, with product MNLLHANDRRGAYPDSWYAATADALPPFAPLKGAQRADVCVIGAGYTGLSAALHLAEAGRDVVLLDAQRVGFGASGRNGGQLGSGQRMDQDALENLVGEPEAAKLWALAEDAKALVKGLIARHGIDCYLKPGIAWTGSTQKEVRDLHAYADHLSTRYGYDQLEVLDHAALQSVCPSPDYRGGVLDHGAAHLHPLRYALGLARAAAAAGVRIHERSEVHGIDHGARATVRTDGGHIVADHVVLACNGYLGGLDRRVAGRVMPINNFIAATEPLGERMADVLPRDVAVADSRFVVNYFRRSHDGRLLFGGGESYGYRFPSDIAAKVRGPMSVIFPQLRDVKIDYAWGGTLGITMKRLPYLARVAPNVLSASGYSGHGVGTATHAGQLMAQAIAGDSDGFDTLAALPSTPFPGGPAMRSPLLVLAMTWYSLRDRLGF from the coding sequence ATGAACCTGCTTCACGCGAACGACCGTCGCGGGGCCTACCCCGACAGCTGGTACGCCGCCACCGCCGACGCACTGCCCCCCTTCGCGCCGCTGAAGGGGGCGCAGCGGGCGGATGTCTGTGTCATCGGAGCGGGCTATACCGGCCTGTCGGCGGCCCTGCATCTGGCCGAGGCCGGGCGCGACGTGGTGCTGCTGGACGCGCAGCGCGTGGGGTTCGGCGCATCGGGGCGCAACGGCGGACAGCTGGGATCGGGCCAGCGCATGGATCAGGACGCACTCGAAAATCTGGTGGGAGAGCCCGAGGCCGCCAAGCTCTGGGCGCTGGCCGAAGACGCCAAGGCGCTGGTCAAGGGGCTGATCGCGCGCCACGGGATCGACTGCTATCTCAAACCCGGCATCGCCTGGACCGGATCGACGCAGAAAGAGGTGCGCGACCTGCACGCCTACGCCGATCACCTGTCCACGCGCTATGGCTACGACCAGCTTGAAGTGCTCGATCATGCCGCCCTGCAATCGGTCTGCCCCTCGCCCGACTACCGTGGCGGTGTGCTGGACCACGGTGCGGCGCACCTGCATCCGCTGCGCTACGCGTTGGGGCTGGCACGCGCGGCGGCAGCGGCGGGCGTGCGGATCCACGAGCGCAGCGAAGTCCACGGGATCGACCACGGCGCGCGCGCTACGGTGCGCACCGATGGCGGGCACATCGTGGCGGATCATGTGGTGCTGGCCTGTAACGGCTATCTCGGCGGGCTCGACCGGCGCGTGGCGGGACGGGTCATGCCGATCAACAATTTCATCGCGGCAACCGAACCGCTCGGCGAGCGGATGGCCGATGTGCTGCCGCGCGACGTTGCGGTGGCCGACAGCCGCTTTGTCGTCAACTACTTCCGCCGCAGCCACGACGGGCGGCTTCTGTTCGGCGGCGGCGAAAGCTATGGCTACCGGTTCCCGAGCGACATCGCGGCCAAGGTGCGTGGGCCGATGTCGGTCATCTTTCCGCAGTTGCGCGACGTGAAGATCGACTATGCCTGGGGCGGCACCCTGGGCATCACCATGAAACGCCTGCCCTATCTGGCGCGGGTGGCGCCGAACGTGCTGTCGGCCTCGGGCTATTCCGGCCACGGGGTGGGCACTGCAACCCACGCGGGCCAGTTGATGGCACAGGCCATCGCGGGCGACAGCGACGGGTTCGATACGCTGGCCGCGCTGCCCTCCACCCCCTTCCCCGGTGGCCCCGCCATGCGCAGCCCGCTTCTGGTGCTGGCGATGACATGGTACAGCCTGCGCGACCGTCTGGGCTTCTGA